One genomic region from Rhizomicrobium palustre encodes:
- a CDS encoding ABC transporter ATP-binding protein — protein MLHPAAMSEPSAPTSQILRRIARDYLRDQRGTLILAIAFMALYAICTAALAWLLGPATGVLFGHQSAATQTGTAKMLFGEGRAIWSLPLSVVAILWIRAVAYYVQQSRLDSIGERVVTFCQRDMFHALVRRDLAALNAVHSGTFVSNFLYDATLMRDAISRGVAAVALELVQLIALIAVMIYADWQLMVIGILAVPGVAWAMGKIGGSIKRTTQRNMEQTGSLSTAIAEALDGRRVIKAYGLEAHVSKAADARLSERLKHLVKLARRRASAVPVTDIFSGLVSAGVIYYALYQTAHGEVSADQFITFMGAMLLALQPIRNLSQVFTIASSGLTAANRVFAVIDAKPEIVDAQGAKDLAVTQGGAVRFENVSFAYAETPAVRGIDLEIAPGSKVALVGPSGSGKTTLFNLLLRFYEAQAGRITIDGQDIRGVTLQSLRGAIALVTQEPILFDESIATNIAMGRPGATRAEIEQAAKDAAAHEFITALPQGYDTKAGEGGLKLSGGQRQRIAIARAMLRNAPILLLDEATSALDTESERQVQEALTRLMKNRTTIVIAHRLSTVADADKLYVLDQGRVAEAGNHAELLALNGLYARLYQHDEPLPAEGA, from the coding sequence ATGCTACACCCCGCCGCCATGAGCGAGCCTTCAGCCCCTACGTCCCAAATCCTGCGCCGGATTGCGCGGGATTATTTGCGCGACCAGCGTGGCACGCTGATCCTCGCCATCGCCTTCATGGCGCTTTATGCCATCTGCACCGCCGCGCTAGCTTGGCTTTTGGGCCCGGCGACCGGTGTGTTGTTCGGCCATCAGAGCGCGGCCACCCAAACTGGCACCGCCAAGATGCTGTTCGGCGAAGGCCGCGCCATCTGGAGCCTGCCTTTGTCCGTGGTGGCGATTTTGTGGATCCGCGCTGTCGCCTATTATGTGCAGCAATCGCGCCTCGACAGTATCGGCGAGCGGGTGGTGACATTCTGCCAACGCGATATGTTCCACGCCCTGGTGCGGCGCGATCTTGCCGCGTTGAACGCGGTGCATTCGGGCACCTTCGTCTCCAATTTTCTCTACGACGCCACCTTGATGCGCGATGCGATTTCGCGCGGCGTGGCGGCGGTGGCCCTGGAACTCGTGCAGCTCATCGCGCTCATCGCGGTGATGATCTATGCCGATTGGCAGTTGATGGTGATCGGCATTCTGGCAGTGCCGGGCGTCGCCTGGGCCATGGGCAAGATTGGTGGCTCCATCAAACGCACCACCCAGCGCAATATGGAACAGACCGGCTCGCTTTCCACCGCCATCGCCGAGGCGCTGGATGGCCGCCGCGTGATCAAGGCCTATGGGCTTGAAGCCCATGTCTCCAAGGCGGCCGATGCGCGTCTTTCCGAACGCTTAAAGCATCTCGTCAAACTCGCGCGCCGCAGAGCCTCTGCCGTGCCGGTGACAGATATCTTTTCCGGTCTCGTCAGCGCGGGCGTGATCTATTACGCGCTCTATCAGACCGCGCATGGCGAGGTCAGCGCCGATCAGTTCATCACCTTCATGGGCGCGATGCTTCTGGCGCTGCAGCCGATCCGCAATTTGAGCCAGGTCTTCACCATTGCTTCGAGCGGCCTCACCGCCGCCAACCGCGTGTTTGCCGTCATCGATGCCAAGCCCGAAATCGTCGATGCACAAGGCGCCAAAGACCTCGCCGTGACACAAGGCGGCGCGGTGCGCTTCGAGAATGTCTCATTCGCTTATGCCGAAACGCCCGCCGTGCGTGGCATCGATCTCGAAATCGCGCCCGGCAGCAAAGTGGCGCTGGTGGGACCATCCGGCTCCGGCAAAACCACACTCTTCAATCTGCTCCTGCGCTTCTACGAAGCCCAAGCGGGACGCATCACCATCGATGGGCAGGATATTCGCGGCGTGACGCTGCAAAGCCTGCGCGGCGCCATCGCGCTCGTGACGCAAGAGCCGATCCTGTTCGACGAAAGCATCGCCACCAATATCGCCATGGGCCGCCCCGGCGCGACGCGGGCCGAGATCGAACAAGCCGCCAAAGATGCTGCCGCGCATGAGTTCATCACCGCCCTGCCGCAAGGCTATGACACCAAGGCGGGCGAAGGCGGCCTGAAGCTTTCCGGCGGACAGCGCCAGCGCATCGCCATCGCCCGCGCCATGTTGCGCAACGCCCCCATCCTGCTGCTCGACGAGGCGACCTCCGCCCTCGACACCGAGAGCGAACGTCAGGTGCAGGAAGCGCTCACCCGTTTGATGAAGAACCGTACCACCATCGTGATTGCCCATCGCCTTTCCACCGTCGCCGATGCCGATAAGCTTTATGTGCTGGACCAAGGCCGCGTTGCCGAAGCGGGCAATCACGCCGAGCTTCTGGCGCTGAACGGGCTTTATGCGCGGCTCTATCAGCATGACGAACCGCTTCCGGCGGAGGGTGCGTAA
- a CDS encoding DUF4170 domain-containing protein, which translates to MSDVEPTQLLHLVFGGELTSPDNITFKDLEKLDVVGIFPNYQAAHAAWKAKAQATVDNAAMRYFVVHIHRLMQPE; encoded by the coding sequence ATGAGCGACGTCGAACCCACCCAACTCCTGCATCTGGTCTTTGGCGGCGAGCTGACCTCGCCCGATAACATCACCTTCAAGGATCTGGAAAAGCTCGACGTGGTGGGGATTTTCCCCAACTATCAGGCCGCCCATGCAGCCTGGAAAGCCAAAGCCCAGGCGACCGTTGATAACGCTGCCATGCGCTATTTTGTCGTGCATATTCACCGCCTTATGCAGCCTGAGTGA
- a CDS encoding 3'(2'),5'-bisphosphate nucleotidase CysQ — MPELKSESDVALVTRVVLEAGAIAREIAARDFNTKHKSDGSPVTEADLAVNAYLTEHLRKARPDYAWLSEENEDDNSRFSAKRIFVVDPIDGTLAFVKRRPHFTVCVGIVEDGQPVTGVVYNPMTEECFSAAKGEGAFLNGERISVRPCEGLDGIRLLASKTTLNNPRWQQPWPEMHVENPNSIAYRIALVAAGKFDAALTMQALHDWDVAAADIILREAGGIMTSLEGASPVYNAPAVIQPNVLAAGPHLHAILRNRIDQNQ, encoded by the coding sequence TTGCCGGAGCTTAAGTCAGAGAGTGACGTCGCGCTGGTGACGCGCGTGGTTTTGGAAGCGGGTGCGATTGCCCGCGAGATTGCCGCGCGCGATTTCAACACCAAACACAAATCCGATGGCAGCCCGGTCACCGAGGCCGATCTTGCCGTCAACGCCTATCTGACCGAGCATTTGCGCAAGGCGCGGCCAGATTACGCTTGGCTGTCGGAAGAAAACGAGGACGACAATTCGCGGTTTTCTGCAAAGCGCATTTTCGTGGTCGATCCCATCGACGGCACACTCGCCTTCGTCAAGCGCCGTCCGCATTTCACCGTCTGTGTCGGCATTGTGGAAGACGGCCAGCCGGTGACCGGCGTCGTCTATAACCCGATGACCGAGGAATGCTTCTCCGCCGCCAAGGGCGAAGGCGCCTTTTTGAACGGGGAACGCATTTCGGTGCGCCCTTGCGAAGGCTTGGACGGCATCCGGCTGCTTGCGAGCAAAACCACGCTCAACAACCCGCGCTGGCAACAGCCCTGGCCTGAGATGCATGTCGAGAATCCGAATTCCATCGCCTATCGCATCGCGCTTGTGGCGGCGGGAAAGTTCGATGCCGCCCTCACCATGCAGGCGCTGCATGATTGGGACGTGGCCGCGGCCGACATCATTTTGCGCGAGGCGGGCGGGATCATGACCAGCCTGGAAGGCGCATCCCCGGTCTATAATGCGCCCGCCGTGATCCAGCCCAATGTTCTGGCCGCGGGTCCTCATCTGCACGCTATATTGCGAAACCGGATTGATCAGAACCAATAG
- a CDS encoding TldD/PmbA family protein: protein MKIDAEGLIQGLIAAAKKAGADAADALFVENVSSSVSYRLGNLEDVERSESSDVGLRVFVGQKVAFVSSTDFSKESLDTLPGRAVSMAKLAPEDKFAMLAPRELLARDFPPLDLEDSEEPSADLLVERARVVEGAAMAVTGITNSEGGGASFGRTSIALATSEGFFGHYAGTSHSIGVAVLAGDGTEMERDYEYSSARRSADLDSPELIGKRAAERTLARLNPRKAKSQAVPVVFDPRESAGLIGHLAGAISGNAIARGVSFLKESMGQEIFSPNITIVDDPHRVRGLRSKPFDGEGVANRKMAVIEDGVLKTWLLDCASARQLGLATTGHAARGTGGPPHPSATNFYMLPGTVSVEELISDIEEGFYVTELMGMGVNSVTGDYSRGAAGFWIEKGKIAYPVSEVTIAGNLRDMYKRLTPADDLVFRYGTNAPTCRIEGMTVAGA from the coding sequence ATGAAAATCGATGCTGAAGGCCTGATTCAGGGCCTGATCGCCGCCGCCAAAAAAGCCGGGGCCGACGCCGCAGACGCGCTGTTTGTCGAGAATGTTTCGAGCAGCGTTTCCTATCGCTTGGGCAATCTGGAGGACGTGGAACGGTCCGAATCCAGCGATGTCGGGCTTCGCGTCTTCGTCGGCCAGAAAGTGGCCTTTGTCTCCTCCACCGATTTCTCCAAGGAGTCGCTGGACACCCTGCCCGGTCGCGCCGTCAGCATGGCAAAGCTCGCGCCAGAAGATAAATTCGCCATGCTCGCGCCGCGCGAGTTGTTGGCCCGCGATTTCCCGCCCTTGGATCTGGAAGACAGCGAAGAACCCTCCGCCGATCTTCTGGTGGAGCGGGCCCGGGTCGTGGAAGGCGCCGCCATGGCGGTTACTGGGATCACCAATTCGGAAGGCGGCGGCGCCAGCTTCGGGCGCACCTCTATTGCGCTCGCCACCTCTGAGGGCTTTTTCGGGCACTATGCCGGCACCAGCCATTCCATCGGGGTTGCGGTTCTGGCCGGTGACGGCACCGAGATGGAGCGCGATTACGAGTATTCGAGCGCCCGCCGCTCAGCCGATCTGGATAGCCCTGAGCTTATCGGCAAGCGCGCCGCCGAGCGTACCCTCGCCCGCCTCAATCCCCGCAAAGCCAAAAGCCAGGCCGTGCCGGTGGTGTTCGATCCGCGCGAATCGGCGGGGCTTATCGGCCATCTCGCAGGCGCCATTTCGGGCAATGCTATTGCGCGCGGCGTGAGCTTTTTGAAAGAGAGCATGGGCCAGGAAATCTTCTCGCCCAATATCACCATCGTGGATGATCCCCATCGCGTGCGTGGCCTGCGCTCCAAACCGTTCGACGGCGAAGGCGTCGCCAACCGCAAGATGGCGGTGATTGAGGACGGCGTCTTGAAGACTTGGCTGCTCGATTGCGCCAGCGCCCGCCAGTTGGGCCTTGCCACCACCGGCCATGCCGCGCGCGGCACCGGCGGCCCGCCGCATCCTTCGGCGACGAACTTCTACATGCTGCCGGGCACCGTGTCGGTGGAAGAGCTGATCAGCGACATTGAAGAAGGCTTCTATGTCACCGAGCTGATGGGGATGGGCGTCAATTCGGTCACCGGTGATTATAGCCGTGGCGCGGCTGGCTTCTGGATCGAGAAAGGCAAGATCGCCTATCCGGTCTCGGAAGTGACCATCGCGGGCAATTTGCGCGACATGTATAAGCGCCTCACCCCCGCCGATGACCTCGTGTTCCGTTATGGCACGAATGCACCCACCTGCCGTATCGAGGGTATGACCGTTGCCGGAGCTTAA
- a CDS encoding retropepsin-like aspartic protease — protein MRKIVMAVLALAAATGTASAASDCKPTLTASFPMVHEPSGAVAATVEIDGAPHNMLIDVSSMNSFITQGFADSEKLTKRIINRQVTITTEFGMAKDYAFVRSLKLGHAEGGRMEMIVLPGNFRDPELVGSLGMDILGNFGIEFDFAAAKINLLGGCTDIGGYWAKQYAEVPFETKTLKKPMASFTLDGQPVNVTFSTVDQGSEISFRVAHDKFGLSKDSPGVKTVPASEKPIYLYRFKELAAEGGVKVNNPLMRLKGEPDDARCDGHEHFGHQGGGTVLITCYSFGDVRLGLKALSQLHLYFDFPNKKLALTAADAH, from the coding sequence ATGCGTAAGATCGTGATGGCCGTTTTGGCTCTGGCAGCGGCAACTGGCACCGCCTCCGCGGCAAGCGACTGCAAGCCCACCCTCACAGCCTCTTTCCCCATGGTGCATGAGCCAAGCGGCGCGGTTGCCGCAACGGTGGAAATCGACGGCGCGCCCCATAACATGCTCATCGATGTTTCCTCGATGAACTCTTTCATCACCCAGGGTTTCGCCGACAGCGAAAAGCTGACCAAGCGCATCATCAATCGGCAGGTGACGATCACGACCGAGTTCGGCATGGCGAAGGACTATGCCTTTGTGCGCAGCCTGAAGCTCGGCCACGCCGAGGGCGGGCGGATGGAAATGATCGTCCTGCCCGGCAATTTCCGCGATCCCGAACTGGTTGGCTCTCTCGGTATGGATATCCTTGGCAATTTCGGCATCGAGTTTGATTTCGCCGCGGCCAAGATCAATCTTTTAGGCGGTTGCACCGATATCGGCGGCTATTGGGCGAAGCAATATGCCGAAGTCCCCTTCGAGACCAAGACGCTGAAAAAGCCGATGGCGAGCTTCACCCTGGACGGCCAGCCAGTGAATGTCACCTTCTCCACCGTGGATCAGGGCTCGGAGATATCTTTCCGGGTGGCGCATGACAAATTTGGCCTGTCCAAAGACTCCCCCGGTGTCAAAACCGTCCCCGCCAGCGAAAAGCCGATCTATCTTTACCGGTTCAAGGAACTTGCGGCGGAGGGCGGCGTGAAGGTCAACAACCCGCTGATGCGCCTGAAGGGGGAGCCGGACGATGCCCGCTGCGACGGCCATGAGCATTTCGGCCATCAGGGGGGCGGAACGGTGCTCATCACCTGCTATTCCTTCGGGGACGTGAGACTTGGTCTCAAGGCCCTCAGCCAGCTCCACCTCTATTTCGATTTCCCCAACAAAAAACTCGCCCTGACCGCTGCCGACGCTCATTAG
- a CDS encoding alpha/beta hydrolase: MNRKAFAAANVMLFALAAGPASAQTTATPPAAVLEDFKPSSLNQPGQLYPQVNSQGYARFRVVAPDAQAIKVSLGLGGSGGTTLAKGADGVWTGTTGGPLDQGFHYYHLTIDGGVFNDPGAQNYYGSVRWESGIEIPATDQDFYALKPVPHGNVQQILFHSPSTNTERRAFVYTPPGYDKSGKTRYPVLYLQHGWGEDETAWSNQGHANLIMDNLIAEGKTKPFIIVMTYGMTNDVKPGGLNSFDIHPFQTVLVNELIPYVDSHFRTLADQPHRAMAGLSMGGFETKLITLANLNTFGSIGLLSGGTVSMDDVKATPDFAKKVKLVFVSFGSRELDNGKPRFGGDPKANDEALKAAGINSIYYVSPNTAHEFLSWRRSLHELAPRLFKD, from the coding sequence ATGAATAGAAAGGCTTTCGCCGCGGCGAATGTCATGCTTTTCGCCTTGGCTGCGGGTCCGGCTTCGGCGCAAACCACCGCAACGCCTCCGGCGGCGGTATTAGAAGATTTCAAACCTTCCAGCCTGAACCAGCCCGGCCAGCTTTATCCGCAGGTCAATTCGCAGGGCTATGCGCGGTTTCGCGTCGTGGCGCCGGATGCGCAGGCCATCAAGGTCAGCTTAGGCTTGGGCGGCAGCGGTGGCACCACGCTCGCCAAAGGCGCCGATGGCGTCTGGACGGGCACGACGGGGGGCCCGCTTGACCAGGGTTTCCATTACTACCACCTCACCATTGACGGCGGCGTGTTCAATGATCCCGGCGCGCAGAATTATTACGGCTCGGTGCGCTGGGAAAGCGGCATCGAGATTCCGGCCACCGATCAGGATTTCTATGCGCTGAAACCCGTGCCGCACGGCAATGTGCAGCAGATCCTTTTTCATTCGCCCAGCACCAACACAGAGCGCCGCGCTTTCGTCTATACCCCGCCGGGTTATGACAAGAGCGGCAAGACGCGCTATCCCGTGCTCTATCTGCAGCATGGCTGGGGCGAAGACGAAACCGCCTGGTCAAATCAGGGCCATGCCAATCTCATCATGGATAACCTGATCGCAGAGGGCAAAACCAAGCCCTTCATCATCGTGATGACCTATGGCATGACCAACGACGTCAAGCCGGGCGGGCTCAACAGCTTCGACATCCATCCCTTCCAGACCGTGCTGGTGAATGAGCTTATCCCTTATGTCGACAGCCATTTCCGCACCCTCGCCGACCAGCCGCATCGCGCCATGGCCGGGCTTTCCATGGGCGGCTTCGAGACCAAGCTGATCACGCTCGCCAATCTCAACACCTTTGGCTCGATCGGGCTTTTGAGCGGCGGCACCGTCTCCATGGATGACGTCAAAGCCACGCCGGACTTCGCAAAGAAAGTGAAGCTGGTTTTCGTCAGCTTCGGCAGCCGCGAGCTCGACAATGGCAAGCCCCGCTTCGGCGGCGACCCCAAAGCCAATGACGAAGCGCTGAAGGCCGCCGGCATCAACAGCATCTACTATGTCTCGCCCAATACGGCGCACGAATTCCTTTCCTGGCGCCGCTCCTTGCACGAACTCGCCCCGCGCCTGTTCAAGGATTGA